CCAATGCCGGCGGCGCGCCCGCGAAGGTGGCCGCGTCGGCCGGGCAGTCGGCGCAGGCGGGCGGCGGCGCGTCGCCCAACGGCGGCCCGCAGACGGCGGAGGAGCGGCTGCGCACCCGGTCGACGCCGCTGGTGCGCAAGATCGCCGCGGAGCACGGGGTGGAGGTCTCGGCGGTGCAGGGGACCGGGCGCGCGGGGCGGGTGACCAAGGAGGACATCCTCCGCTACGTCGAGGAGCAGAAGGCCGCGCCGGCCGTCGTCGGCGTCTCCGCCGGGACGGGCACGCCGACCCAGCGCCCGGCCGCGCCCGCGCGCACCGGCGGCGGCGAGGGGCCGTTCGACTGGGACGAGTTCTACTCGCACGTCCATCACCCCGAGGTCAAGGCGGGGCCGGACGACCGGGTCGAATCCGCGGACCGCATCACGCAGATCATCGCGCAGAACATGGTGCTGTCGCGCCGGGTGTCGGCGCACGTGCACTCGTACTTCGAGGTCGACTACACGCGCATCGACCACGTGCGGAAGAAGAACCGCGCCACGTGGGAGCAGCAGGGCGTCAAGATCACCTACACCCACTTCATCGCGTGGGCAGTGGCGCGGGCGCTGCGCGAGCACCCGAAGATCAACGCCAGCTACTCGAACGACCAGGTCATCTACCGCGCCGACGTGAACCTCGGCATCGCGGTGGCCATGGACAACGGGCTGATCGTGCCCGTGGTCAAGGGCGCGGACGAGCTCTCTCTCGTGGGCCTGGCCAAGCGGGTGAACGACATCGCCACGCGCGCGCGCAACCGGCAGCTGAAGCCCGAGGAGATCCAGGGCGGCACCTTCACCATCACCAACCCGGGGATCTTCGGGACCACGATCGGCTTCCCCATCATCAACCAGCCGCAGGTGGCCATCCTGGGCGTGGGCGGGGTGGAGATGCGCCCGGCGGTGATCAGCGACGAGTACGGCAACCACGCCATCGTCCCCCGCAAGCGCGGCTACATCTCCCTCGGCTACGACCACCGCCTGGTGAACGGCGCCGACGGCGACCAGTTCCTGGCCCGCGTCAAGCAGCTGATGGAGACCTTCCCCGAGACGGCGTGATCGCTTTCGGAGATGGAGATCGCGGCGGCTCCGGGCTTCGGCCCGGAGCCGTCTGCTTTTGAGCGGACTCCGCCATGGAGCCGGGCGGTTGAAACCGCGGCAACAACCACACGAAGTCCGCCTTCGCGGACTACATGCCTCGGTTCGGACCCATGCTTCGGCGCTCGCGACGGGTACAGGAGCGATGTTCCTGCACGTGACCAGGCCGCGTGCTTCGATGCCTCGTTGGCACGAAAGCCTGTAGTCCGCGAAGGCGGACTTCGTGTCGTTGTTGCAGCGAATTCATTCGCCCTCCCCACACCGGTGCCGGCACATACTTTTCATCCGCGCATCCGGCCGATCGCCTTGCGCGCATGGGATGGCTCGTTTATGCTCCGTCCGGTGTACTCCTTCCCGACACGCTCGTCATCTCCCTCATTCCCACGAAACACCCATGTACGAGCAGCCGAGTTACGGACAGCAGCAGAATTACGGCTACGCGGCCCCGCGGCCCGTGGCCGAGATCGACAGCGCGCGGCGGGCGCAGTTCGTCACGCGCACCTACGCGCACCTGCTGGGCGCCATCGTCCTGTTCACCCTGGTCGAGGTGGCGCTCTTCAAGTCGGGCGTGGCCTACCCCATGGCGCAGGCGATGCTCGGCACCAGCTGGCTGCTGGTCCTGGGTGGCTTCATGGTGGCCGGGTGGCTCTTCACCGGGATCGCCGCGCGGGCCACGGGGAAGGGCGCGCAGTACGGCGCGCTGGCCGGCTACGTGCTGGCCGAGGCCATCATCTTCGTGCCGCTGCTGGTGATCGCGGAGCTCAGCGCGCCGGGCGCCATCGCCAGCGCGGCGGTGCTGACGCTGGTGGGCTTCGGCGCGCTGACGGGGATCGCGATGAGCACCGGCAAGGACTTCACCTTCATGGGCGGGATGCTGCGCTGGATCGGCGTGTCGGCGCTGCTGCTGATCGCGGGGAGCGTGATCTTCGGCTTCCAGCTGGGGATGCTCTTCTCGTTCGCGATGGTGGTGTTCGCGGGCGCCACCATCCTCTACAGCACCAGCAAGATCCTGCGCACCTACCCGGAAGACCGCTACGTCTCCGCCGCGCTGGAGCTGTTCGCGTCAGTGGCGCTGATGTTCTGGTACATCCTGCGCATCTTCTCGCGCCGGTAGACCGTCGTCTCCACGCGAAGGAGCGGGGCCCGGGGTTGCGCCCGGGCCCCGCTCTTTCTTGATTTCCACGCATGAGCACCATCATCACCGAATCCGCGGCCCCGGCGCGCCCGCTCGACGTGCGGCGGCTGGGGCTGATCTCGTACGGCGACGCGCTGGCGCTGCAGGCCGACCTCGTGGCCCGGCGCCGCGCGGGCGAGGTCCCCGACACGCTGCTGCTGCTGGAGCACCCGCACGTCATCACCCTGGGCAGCGGCGCGCACGAGGAGAACGTGCTGGTGACGCCCGAGGAGCGGGCGGAGCGGGGGATCGAGCTGTTCGAGACCGGCCGCGGCGGCGACGTGACCTACCACGGCCCCGGCCAGCTGGTCGGCTACCCGATCCTGGACCTGAAGCCCGACCGCCAGGACCTCCATCGCTATCTCCGCGACCTGGAGGAGGTGCTGATCGGCGTGCTGGGCGAGTTCGGGCTCGAGGGCGGGCGGAAGGAGGGGCTGACGGGCGTGTGGGTGGGCGACCGGAAGGTGGCGGCCATCGGCGTGCGCGTGTCCAGCGGATGGATCACCAGCCACGGCTTCGCGCTGAACGTCTCGACCGACCTCAGCTTCTTCGGCGCGATCATCCCCTGCGGCATCCGCGACCACGGCGTGGGCTCCATCTCCGGCGAGCTCGGCCGCGACGTCGCGCTGGCCGAGGCGGAGGCGGCCGTCGTCCGGCAGATGGCGCGCGTCTTCGGCCACATCGCATCCGAATAACAGAGAAAGAAAGTCTCACGCAGAGTCAGCAGGGTCAGCAGTTGAACTGCAGCTGTTCAACTGCTGACCCTGCTGACTCTGCGT
This DNA window, taken from Longimicrobium sp., encodes the following:
- a CDS encoding dihydrolipoamide acetyltransferase family protein — encoded protein: MARVEVPMPQMGESIAEGTVSVWRKKVGDRVERDEPIMEISTDKVDAEIPSPVAGVLAEIVVNEGQTVEVGTVVAFIETEAGAMAAAPAAAPSDPAAAVPGEQPTTLPEAAVGAPEAREVANAGGAPAKVAASAGQSAQAGGGASPNGGPQTAEERLRTRSTPLVRKIAAEHGVEVSAVQGTGRAGRVTKEDILRYVEEQKAAPAVVGVSAGTGTPTQRPAAPARTGGGEGPFDWDEFYSHVHHPEVKAGPDDRVESADRITQIIAQNMVLSRRVSAHVHSYFEVDYTRIDHVRKKNRATWEQQGVKITYTHFIAWAVARALREHPKINASYSNDQVIYRADVNLGIAVAMDNGLIVPVVKGADELSLVGLAKRVNDIATRARNRQLKPEEIQGGTFTITNPGIFGTTIGFPIINQPQVAILGVGGVEMRPAVISDEYGNHAIVPRKRGYISLGYDHRLVNGADGDQFLARVKQLMETFPETA
- a CDS encoding Bax inhibitor-1 family protein, which codes for MYEQPSYGQQQNYGYAAPRPVAEIDSARRAQFVTRTYAHLLGAIVLFTLVEVALFKSGVAYPMAQAMLGTSWLLVLGGFMVAGWLFTGIAARATGKGAQYGALAGYVLAEAIIFVPLLVIAELSAPGAIASAAVLTLVGFGALTGIAMSTGKDFTFMGGMLRWIGVSALLLIAGSVIFGFQLGMLFSFAMVVFAGATILYSTSKILRTYPEDRYVSAALELFASVALMFWYILRIFSRR
- the lipB gene encoding lipoyl(octanoyl) transferase LipB — encoded protein: MSTIITESAAPARPLDVRRLGLISYGDALALQADLVARRRAGEVPDTLLLLEHPHVITLGSGAHEENVLVTPEERAERGIELFETGRGGDVTYHGPGQLVGYPILDLKPDRQDLHRYLRDLEEVLIGVLGEFGLEGGRKEGLTGVWVGDRKVAAIGVRVSSGWITSHGFALNVSTDLSFFGAIIPCGIRDHGVGSISGELGRDVALAEAEAAVVRQMARVFGHIASE